From Pseudodesulfovibrio sp. JC047, one genomic window encodes:
- a CDS encoding peptide-binding protein, with product MRHIHLFIFILCLIFVGSCSDSNRPATPVKPVSLHDIPLLPEDGGRIVESMLGEPSNLISALSSDSSSHSVASQIYVSLFKYDKDINLVPYAAESYEVLRNGTFLKFKVREDIFWSDGVQLTAEDVEFTYKMMIDPKTPTAYAGNFKLVKAFRRTGKFTFEVEYDQPFAKALVTWAMDIMPKHLLEGEDLLNTKYSREPIGAGPYILKEWVPGSQIVLKANPHFFEGKPFIDTVVYRFIPDTATQFLELKAGNLDSVSLTPLQYLYQTSGAGWDRSFNKFEFLAFGYSFLGFNFKHPFFQDVRVRQAIDYAIDRREIVKGVLYGLGEPANGPYKPGTWVYNTAINPREYNTAKAKALLAEAGWIDSDGDGLLDKDGVPFSFSIITNQGNSQRIKTGVILQQRLLDVGIQVELRIVEWAAFIKEFVDKGRFDAIILGWNITQDPDIYNVWHSSMAVDGGLNFTRYMNPELDELLERGRHLVKQEDRKPIYDEIQQILFDDVPYCFLYVSKSLPIVQARVQNIKAAPAGISYNFEKWWIPRSLQRQP from the coding sequence ATGAGACACATTCATCTGTTTATCTTTATATTGTGCTTGATTTTTGTCGGATCCTGTTCCGATTCTAACCGTCCGGCAACACCTGTCAAGCCAGTAAGTCTCCATGATATTCCTCTTTTGCCAGAAGATGGTGGGCGTATCGTCGAATCTATGCTCGGTGAACCAAGCAATTTGATTTCAGCACTTTCTTCGGATAGTTCGTCTCATTCTGTGGCATCGCAGATTTATGTCAGTTTATTCAAATATGATAAGGATATCAATTTGGTGCCGTATGCCGCTGAATCCTATGAGGTACTGCGTAACGGCACTTTTTTAAAATTCAAGGTGCGTGAAGATATCTTTTGGTCTGACGGTGTGCAGTTGACTGCCGAAGATGTTGAATTTACCTATAAAATGATGATTGATCCAAAGACGCCAACGGCCTATGCCGGAAATTTTAAGTTGGTGAAGGCCTTTCGGCGTACTGGGAAATTTACGTTTGAGGTGGAGTACGATCAGCCTTTTGCCAAGGCGTTGGTCACGTGGGCCATGGACATCATGCCCAAGCATCTGTTGGAAGGGGAAGATCTGCTCAACACGAAATACAGTCGGGAACCGATTGGAGCCGGTCCCTATATCCTCAAGGAGTGGGTTCCTGGCAGCCAGATTGTTTTAAAAGCCAATCCGCATTTTTTTGAAGGCAAGCCGTTTATTGATACGGTTGTGTATCGATTCATACCCGATACGGCCACGCAGTTTCTGGAACTCAAGGCTGGTAATCTTGATTCCGTCAGTCTTACTCCATTGCAATACCTGTATCAAACCTCGGGGGCAGGGTGGGACAGGAGTTTCAACAAGTTCGAATTTCTGGCCTTTGGCTATTCCTTTCTCGGATTTAATTTCAAGCATCCTTTTTTTCAGGATGTGCGAGTTCGTCAAGCCATTGATTATGCTATTGACCGGCGCGAAATTGTCAAAGGGGTGTTATATGGGCTGGGCGAGCCTGCCAATGGTCCCTATAAACCGGGAACCTGGGTATATAATACGGCGATCAATCCTCGGGAGTACAACACGGCCAAGGCAAAAGCCCTTTTGGCTGAAGCCGGTTGGATTGATTCCGATGGGGATGGCCTTTTGGATAAAGACGGGGTGCCGTTTTCCTTTTCCATTATTACCAATCAGGGTAATAGCCAACGAATCAAGACGGGAGTTATCCTCCAGCAACGTCTTTTGGATGTGGGGATTCAGGTAGAACTTCGCATCGTGGAATGGGCCGCTTTTATCAAGGAATTCGTGGATAAAGGGCGTTTTGATGCAATTATTTTAGGATGGAATATTACACAAGACCCTGATATCTATAATGTCTGGCATTCAAGCATGGCGGTTGACGGTGGATTGAATTTTACCAGATACATGAACCCTGAATTGGATGAGTTATTGGAACGAGGTCGTCATCTGGTGAAGCAGGAAGATCGCAAGCCTATTTATGATGAAATTCAACAGATTTTGTTCGATGACGTGCCATATTGTTTTTTGTATGTATCCAAGTCCTTGCCGATTGTTCAGGCTCGGGTGCAGAATATAAAAGCGGCTCCGGCCGGAATCTCCTACAATTTTGAAAAGTGGTGGATACCCCGGTCCTTGCAGCGACAGCCCTAG